A window of Pirellula sp. SH-Sr6A contains these coding sequences:
- a CDS encoding transposase, whose translation MQWERIEELFPSPKSPGKPPTDWRKAFDAILWILRTGSPWRDLPEEIGKRGTIYDLYDRWNGDGTLHAVLNKIRFVRIDGGATDSEL comes from the coding sequence TTGCAATGGGAACGCATCGAGGAACTGTTTCCGTCTCCGAAATCGCCAGGTAAGCCTCCAACGGATTGGCGGAAGGCGTTTGATGCTATTCTTTGGATTCTGCGCACCGGATCACCTTGGCGTGATCTCCCCGAAGAAATTGGAAAGAGGGGAACCATCTACGACCTTTACGATAGATGGAACGGCGATGGAACGCTTCACGCTGTTCTGAATAAGATTCGTTTTGTTCGCATTGATGGTGGTGCAACCGATAGTGAACTGTGA
- a CDS encoding PRC-barrel domain-containing protein yields MKKFLTVPMILVVSSAAMAQEKELTPSKPSNTIQAPRNEETQRTILMPTSKLIGATLKDKNGDDCGTVSSFVFNKQGEAMFVIVGKGGVLGIGEEEVAVPWAAFSCECKMKGDEMTCHPKVAVVGKELVTAKRLRARQYTELTDAQWVAENAKFYNVPASVVPVQDGVCTSHFINATVKSSDNLDAGVLDEFMIEQRTGKVPAVVIGTGGVAGVGKNFVALPFAKLSFAIDKEKATVRANMTKSAIEGAQKVTADEYPELRLSSVINKLNTELKDR; encoded by the coding sequence ATGAAAAAATTTTTAACCGTTCCGATGATTCTCGTTGTTTCGTCGGCTGCGATGGCTCAAGAGAAAGAATTGACACCTAGCAAACCATCCAACACGATCCAGGCTCCGCGAAACGAGGAAACACAACGCACCATCTTGATGCCGACGAGCAAGCTCATCGGCGCGACGCTGAAAGACAAAAACGGCGATGACTGTGGGACCGTTTCCTCGTTTGTTTTCAACAAGCAAGGCGAAGCGATGTTCGTGATCGTCGGTAAGGGCGGAGTACTAGGGATTGGTGAAGAAGAGGTCGCTGTTCCGTGGGCCGCGTTCAGCTGCGAATGCAAGATGAAGGGGGATGAAATGACATGTCATCCCAAGGTCGCAGTGGTTGGTAAAGAACTCGTGACCGCCAAGCGTTTGCGAGCACGCCAGTACACGGAGTTAACCGATGCTCAATGGGTCGCAGAAAATGCAAAATTCTATAACGTTCCGGCTTCTGTTGTGCCGGTTCAGGATGGCGTTTGCACTTCGCATTTCATCAATGCGACGGTGAAATCGAGCGACAATCTGGATGCAGGGGTTCTCGATGAGTTTATGATCGAGCAACGAACTGGTAAAGTACCTGCGGTCGTCATTGGAACCGGCGGTGTCGCGGGTGTCGGTAAGAACTTCGTTGCTCTGCCATTCGCGAAGCTTTCGTTTGCCATCGACAAAGAGAAAGCTACGGTTCGTGCCAACATGACGAAATCCGCGATCGAGGGTGCTCAGAAGGTCACAGCGGACGAATATCCCGAACTGCGGTTGTCCAGCGTGATCAACAAATTGAACACCGAACTTAAAGATCGCTAG
- a CDS encoding phytanoyl-CoA dioxygenase family protein gives MTTAVNATIFTATVNFNTDIDMTSLVHGFTVMENCCSHAECDDIAARLKTVTGAGTRCLLDIDWCQTLAMTLRERLAVTIPDIRDLAAVQCTFFNKSAMNNWFVSHHQDRSIPVASSESIKGLPGWSRKEGQTYVHGPDDLLANMIAIRFHVDDSTSDNGPLRVISDSHGAGTLMPEQIDNLRLTSQDTELTVRKGGVIAMRPLLLHASSRSRITANRRVLHFLFGPNELPDGLKWRRCV, from the coding sequence GTGACGACCGCGGTTAACGCGACCATTTTCACGGCGACAGTCAACTTTAACACTGATATAGATATGACCTCGCTCGTTCATGGTTTCACGGTAATGGAGAACTGCTGCTCGCATGCCGAGTGCGACGACATAGCTGCCCGTCTCAAGACAGTTACCGGTGCGGGTACTCGCTGTCTACTGGACATCGATTGGTGCCAAACTCTTGCCATGACCCTGAGGGAACGATTGGCGGTAACCATTCCTGACATACGCGATTTGGCTGCCGTCCAATGTACGTTTTTCAACAAATCGGCTATGAACAATTGGTTTGTCTCGCACCACCAAGACCGAAGCATTCCCGTTGCATCATCCGAATCAATAAAAGGTTTGCCAGGTTGGTCGCGTAAGGAAGGCCAAACCTATGTTCACGGTCCTGACGACTTGCTGGCGAATATGATCGCCATTCGTTTTCACGTTGACGATTCGACCTCAGACAATGGTCCACTCAGAGTCATTTCCGACTCGCACGGCGCAGGAACACTCATGCCCGAACAGATCGACAACCTCCGCCTCACATCACAAGACACAGAACTAACGGTGCGAAAGGGCGGTGTTATAGCCATGCGTCCTCTCTTGCTTCACGCTTCCTCAAGATCCCGTATTACAGCGAATCGTCGCGTTCTTCATTTCCTATTTGGGCCAAACGAACTCCCCGACGGGCTCAAATGGAGACGTTGCGTGTAA
- a CDS encoding YwqG family protein, which yields MDTLPIGASRIGGVPDVPPDFSWPRYKGSPLSYIAQLQLEEVPFGMIDLPLPPRGSLLFFYDSEQRTWGFDPQDRGSALVFFTELPPDKLIRTKAPTDTPEMGLFDCCRIEFEPSMNLPDAWSIHYQPELSDSERDKLFEYFAAYHSKSIGPNHRIGGHADCVQTPMELECQLVTHGLYCGNSTGYEEPRRASLEETAKDWKLLLQIDSDDAASMMWGDVGTIYFWILEGDLRDSKFEHAWLILQCG from the coding sequence ATGGATACGCTTCCCATTGGCGCTAGTCGCATAGGAGGCGTTCCTGATGTTCCCCCCGATTTTAGTTGGCCCCGCTACAAAGGCTCGCCGCTCTCTTATATTGCTCAACTTCAATTGGAAGAAGTCCCTTTCGGGATGATTGATCTTCCACTTCCTCCCAGGGGAAGTTTACTATTCTTCTACGATAGCGAACAACGCACTTGGGGATTTGATCCACAAGATCGGGGCAGTGCCTTGGTTTTCTTCACCGAATTACCGCCTGACAAACTGATTCGAACTAAGGCACCGACGGATACCCCGGAAATGGGGCTGTTTGATTGCTGCCGTATTGAGTTTGAACCTTCCATGAATCTTCCAGATGCTTGGTCGATTCACTACCAACCCGAGTTGTCCGATTCAGAGCGAGATAAGCTCTTTGAGTACTTCGCAGCGTATCATTCAAAATCAATTGGGCCAAATCATCGCATCGGTGGTCACGCGGACTGCGTACAGACTCCGATGGAACTCGAGTGTCAGCTAGTCACTCACGGCCTATATTGTGGTAACTCGACTGGGTATGAAGAGCCTCGTCGGGCATCGCTGGAGGAAACCGCGAAAGATTGGAAACTTCTGCTTCAGATTGATTCGGACGACGCGGCCTCCATGATGTGGGGAGACGTCGGCACAATCTACTTCTGGATTCTCGAGGGTGATCTGCGGGACAGTAAGTTCGAGCACGCTTGGCTGATC